In Flavobacterium sp. N1736, the following are encoded in one genomic region:
- a CDS encoding cupin domain-containing protein produces the protein MNRQKFISVCFSAVALAALPIDAIGKTIKKFRESKGFMVGFGKARLDKKISLFDGDTFLTKISANDTDGDLYVYESTRVKEGGPPHHYHFNQDEWWYVLQGEFIIKVGEKTYEVKTGDSVFGPRMVPHSFTKVGEGEARLLMIFQPAGKMEEFFTKVSQGEMKNMTAEQQEKFKEEHGFKVVGPPITKLKTGK, from the coding sequence ATGAATAGGCAAAAATTCATTTCAGTTTGTTTTTCAGCAGTTGCTTTAGCTGCTTTACCAATTGATGCTATAGGCAAAACGATCAAGAAGTTTAGAGAAAGTAAAGGTTTTATGGTTGGCTTTGGTAAAGCTCGTCTTGATAAGAAAATTTCTCTCTTTGATGGCGACACATTCCTCACAAAGATTTCGGCAAACGATACCGATGGCGATCTATATGTATATGAATCTACCAGAGTAAAAGAGGGCGGTCCCCCACACCATTATCATTTTAACCAAGATGAATGGTGGTACGTTCTGCAAGGTGAATTTATAATTAAAGTGGGCGAAAAAACATACGAGGTAAAAACTGGCGATAGTGTTTTTGGACCTCGAATGGTACCGCATAGTTTTACCAAAGTGGGAGAAGGTGAAGCAAGACTTTTAATGATTTTTCAGCCTGCCGGAAAAATGGAGGAATTTTTCACTAAAGTGAGTCAGGGTGAAATGAAAAACATGACTGCTGAACAGCAAGAAAAATTCAAAGAAGAACATGGTTTTAAGGTAGTTGGTCCACCAATAACAAAGCTAAAAACGGGAAAATAA
- a CDS encoding DNA topoisomerase 3, with protein sequence MKVCIAEKPSVAREIAFVLGANTKHDGYYEGNGYAVTYTFGHLCTLKEPNDYKPHWKSWDLNNLPMLPEKFETKVVQNSGIQKQFKIVKSLFDKAELVINCGDAGQEGELIQRWVMNEANYKGEVQRLWISSLTTEAIKEGFENLKPSANYDNLFYAGFSRAIGDWLLGMNATRLYTVKHGGYKQVLSIGRVQTPTLAMVVDRFKEIENFKPQPYWELQTLYRETLFSYEEGRFLNKEDGEILANKVKESEFEIVSVEKKNGNEFAPKLFDLTGLQVYCNTKFGFSADETLKIAQSLYEQKVVTYPRVDTTFLPNDIYPKVPGILQKLSNYSALTQPLLEKKIKKSPKVFNDKKVTDHHAIIPTGIEINLPYNQQQVYDIIVKRFIAVFYDDCLVANTTVIGKAADVMFKTTGKEILKKGFRVVFEDPNAKEKEADILPSFVVGEKGPHEPSFLEKETKPPNQFTEATLLRAMETAGKQVDDEDLRELMKENGIGRPSTRANIIETLFKRQYIVRNKKQVLPTPTGIQLIETIQNELIKSAELTGSWEKQLKDIEKGTFTAGAFIKNMKRMVEALVLEVRSETRHANISHAQNIQKEVVKVEKKKADGILAEACPKCKKGNLIKGKSAFGCSEYKSGCDFLLPYTFEGKKISESQYLRLVQKGSTVNIKGFKTEEGAVEGLIRFEENYKLKLEPKKKAMKTAPKASSDSKPDALLACPKCKKGTVLKGNTAYGCSDYKLGCDFKVTFDEVRAKLKDQKPTKELVYAILNESV encoded by the coding sequence ATGAAGGTCTGTATTGCCGAGAAACCAAGTGTAGCACGAGAAATCGCATTCGTTTTGGGAGCCAATACCAAACACGATGGCTATTACGAAGGAAACGGTTATGCCGTAACTTATACTTTTGGACATTTATGTACTTTAAAAGAACCCAACGATTACAAACCACATTGGAAAAGCTGGGATTTGAACAATCTGCCTATGCTTCCTGAAAAGTTTGAAACCAAAGTAGTTCAGAATTCAGGAATCCAGAAGCAATTTAAAATTGTAAAAAGTTTATTTGACAAGGCCGAATTGGTAATAAACTGCGGGGATGCCGGGCAGGAAGGAGAATTGATTCAGCGTTGGGTCATGAATGAGGCGAATTATAAAGGCGAAGTTCAGCGCTTGTGGATTTCATCCTTAACGACCGAAGCCATAAAAGAAGGTTTTGAAAACTTAAAACCATCTGCAAACTACGATAATTTATTCTACGCAGGATTTTCGAGAGCGATTGGCGATTGGCTTCTCGGAATGAATGCTACGCGTTTATACACCGTAAAACATGGTGGTTACAAACAAGTTTTGTCTATTGGACGTGTGCAAACGCCAACATTGGCAATGGTTGTAGACCGATTTAAAGAAATCGAGAATTTTAAGCCTCAACCCTATTGGGAATTACAGACTTTATACAGAGAAACGCTTTTTAGTTATGAAGAAGGTCGTTTTTTGAATAAAGAAGATGGAGAAATTTTAGCCAATAAAGTCAAAGAAAGTGAATTCGAAATTGTCTCTGTCGAAAAAAAGAACGGAAATGAATTTGCGCCAAAACTCTTCGATTTAACAGGTTTACAAGTTTATTGTAATACAAAATTTGGATTTTCGGCAGATGAAACGCTTAAAATCGCTCAAAGCTTATACGAGCAAAAAGTGGTGACTTATCCCAGAGTTGATACTACTTTTTTACCAAATGATATTTATCCGAAAGTGCCGGGAATTTTACAGAAATTGTCGAATTATAGTGCATTGACACAACCGCTTTTAGAGAAAAAGATTAAAAAATCGCCTAAGGTTTTTAATGACAAAAAAGTTACAGATCACCACGCGATTATTCCAACGGGAATCGAAATTAATTTGCCTTATAATCAGCAGCAAGTTTATGATATTATTGTAAAGCGCTTTATTGCTGTTTTTTACGATGATTGTTTGGTGGCAAATACCACAGTAATAGGAAAAGCTGCCGATGTAATGTTTAAAACTACCGGAAAAGAAATCCTAAAAAAAGGATTCCGCGTTGTGTTTGAAGATCCAAACGCTAAAGAAAAAGAAGCTGATATATTACCCAGTTTTGTTGTGGGAGAAAAAGGTCCGCATGAACCTTCGTTTTTAGAAAAAGAAACCAAACCGCCCAATCAGTTTACAGAAGCTACTTTATTGCGTGCGATGGAAACCGCAGGGAAACAGGTTGATGACGAAGATTTGCGCGAATTGATGAAAGAAAATGGAATCGGGCGTCCGTCAACGCGTGCGAATATTATTGAAACGCTTTTTAAGCGTCAATATATTGTTCGAAATAAAAAACAGGTTTTGCCAACGCCAACAGGAATTCAGCTTATTGAAACGATTCAGAATGAATTAATTAAATCGGCAGAATTAACCGGTTCTTGGGAAAAGCAATTGAAAGATATTGAAAAAGGGACTTTTACTGCGGGAGCGTTTATCAAAAACATGAAACGTATGGTTGAAGCTTTGGTTTTAGAAGTTCGAAGCGAAACCCGACACGCTAATATTTCGCACGCACAAAATATTCAGAAAGAAGTAGTAAAAGTCGAAAAAAAGAAAGCCGACGGAATTCTGGCGGAAGCCTGTCCTAAATGTAAAAAAGGAAATTTGATAAAAGGAAAGTCAGCTTTCGGATGCAGTGAATACAAATCCGGCTGTGATTTTTTATTGCCTTATACTTTTGAAGGAAAAAAAATATCCGAAAGTCAATATTTACGCTTGGTACAAAAAGGCTCAACGGTAAACATAAAGGGTTTTAAAACCGAAGAAGGTGCTGTAGAAGGCTTGATTCGCTTTGAAGAAAATTACAAACTTAAATTAGAACCTAAAAAAAAGGCTATGAAGACAGCTCCAAAAGCATCTTCAGATTCAAAACCTGATGCATTATTAGCTTGTCCGAAATGTAAAAAAGGAACAGTTTTAAAAGGAAATACTGCTTACGGCTGCAGCGATTATAAATTGGGTTGTGATTTTAAAGTTACTTTTGATGAGGTTAGAGCGAAACTAAAAGATCAAAAACCAACTAAAGAATTGGTTTATGCTATATTGAACGAAAGTGTTTAA
- a CDS encoding helix-turn-helix domain-containing protein produces the protein MNNDFYYKAIEPDESLLDFVENIGMFHNKSDKDMEVVLLPDGRIDLFFMQSESEPFKISLIGLETIPEQQYIPANTLAFKITFKPLGVEYLLQTSITDILNSGKVLPKDFWNVTNDDLKDFDAFYSKIATKLKELLPAKIDERKRKLFKLVYESNGEIKIQQLSEEISWSSREINRYFNKQFGLSLNAFCKILRFKASLEHIAKGRLFPELNFTDQNHFIKEIKKFSGVVPSELLKNKDDRFILLSVLKEQ, from the coding sequence ATGAACAACGACTTTTACTACAAAGCTATAGAACCAGACGAGTCACTTCTTGACTTTGTAGAAAATATTGGAATGTTTCATAACAAGTCAGACAAAGACATGGAAGTGGTTTTATTGCCTGATGGAAGAATTGATTTGTTTTTTATGCAATCTGAATCGGAACCTTTTAAGATTTCACTTATTGGCTTGGAAACAATTCCCGAACAACAATATATTCCGGCTAATACACTGGCTTTTAAAATTACTTTTAAACCATTGGGAGTTGAGTATCTTTTACAGACTTCTATTACCGATATTTTAAATAGTGGCAAAGTTTTACCAAAGGACTTTTGGAATGTGACCAACGACGATCTAAAAGATTTTGATGCGTTTTATTCTAAAATAGCCACGAAACTAAAGGAACTCTTACCTGCCAAAATTGACGAAAGAAAACGCAAACTTTTTAAATTGGTTTATGAATCAAACGGTGAAATAAAAATACAACAGCTTTCTGAAGAAATATCCTGGAGCAGCCGCGAAATCAATCGTTATTTCAACAAACAATTTGGACTTTCGTTAAATGCATTCTGCAAAATTCTGCGCTTCAAGGCTTCATTAGAACATATTGCAAAAGGCAGACTTTTTCCGGAATTAAATTTCACAGATCAAAACCATTTTATAAAAGAGATCAAAAAATTCTCCGGCGTGGTTCCCAGTGAATTATTAAAAAATAAAGATGACCGATTTATACTATTATCCGTCCTGAAAGAGCAATAA
- a CDS encoding YfbM family protein produces the protein MGIVCEFYLVDDKFIHEFSENPKELEKHFYDNYVNPDGDFHDEGENYFYSDKAWNIASFLISQNDTSQEKILAGLLGEPLENLEGLSYIKTINVAGMNQILNQISMQQIEDAYDESKMKDPYVYNAGYFTKENSWNYILHHVEIIFTAFKKAAENGKAIIVCRG, from the coding sequence ATGGGAATTGTATGTGAATTTTATCTCGTAGACGACAAGTTTATTCATGAGTTCTCAGAAAATCCAAAAGAACTTGAAAAGCATTTTTATGATAATTATGTTAATCCTGACGGTGATTTTCACGATGAAGGAGAAAATTATTTTTATTCTGATAAAGCCTGGAATATTGCAAGTTTTCTAATTAGTCAGAATGATACTTCGCAAGAAAAAATATTAGCTGGTTTATTAGGTGAGCCTTTAGAAAATTTAGAAGGTTTAAGTTATATCAAAACAATCAATGTTGCAGGAATGAATCAAATACTAAATCAAATTTCTATGCAACAAATTGAAGACGCCTATGACGAATCGAAAATGAAAGATCCTTATGTATATAATGCAGGATATTTCACTAAAGAAAATAGTTGGAATTATATTTTGCATCATGTAGAAATCATTTTCACCGCATTTAAAAAAGCTGCTGAAAATGGTAAAGCAATTATTGTTTGCAGAGGATAA
- a CDS encoding PhzF family phenazine biosynthesis protein gives MKTYFVDSFTNEKFKGNPAAVCLPNTELDSKTMQSIATEIGFSETAFIKQISDNIYSIRFFSPKTEIPLCGHATLASSKIVFDTTSFETIKFINYENIELLIEKVGNKIKMQFPVYDTQETEVPQEMINALGISEIVNKRSSPKNNIILIEIKSATELANLKPNFTALVNSYTEINGVLVTAVSDNEVFDFHYRYFWPWSGTNEDPVTGGVQTFLTKYWVQKLNKTKLNAYQSSSRTGTMSTELLDDKVFILGEAVTILKGEFVL, from the coding sequence ATGAAAACTTATTTTGTAGACTCGTTTACGAATGAAAAATTTAAAGGAAATCCGGCTGCTGTCTGTTTACCTAACACAGAATTAGACAGCAAAACAATGCAAAGTATTGCAACAGAAATTGGTTTTTCTGAAACTGCTTTTATAAAGCAAATTTCAGACAACATTTATAGCATTCGGTTTTTTTCGCCAAAAACAGAAATTCCATTATGCGGACATGCAACATTGGCTTCTTCAAAAATTGTTTTCGATACAACTTCATTTGAAACTATAAAATTTATTAACTACGAAAATATCGAGCTGTTGATTGAAAAAGTAGGAAATAAAATCAAAATGCAATTTCCTGTTTACGACACTCAGGAAACCGAAGTTCCTCAGGAAATGATAAACGCACTTGGAATTTCTGAAATTGTAAATAAAAGATCCAGTCCTAAAAATAATATCATTTTAATTGAAATTAAAAGTGCAACCGAACTGGCAAATTTAAAACCTAATTTTACAGCTTTGGTAAATTCATATACCGAAATAAATGGTGTTTTAGTAACTGCGGTTTCAGACAACGAAGTTTTTGATTTTCATTACCGTTATTTTTGGCCGTGGTCAGGCACTAATGAAGATCCTGTAACAGGTGGCGTTCAAACTTTTTTGACGAAGTATTGGGTACAAAAACTCAACAAAACAAAACTGAATGCGTATCAGTCTTCATCAAGAACAGGAACGATGAGTACGGAACTTTTAGATGACAAAGTTTTCATTTTAGGTGAAGCGGTGACGATTTTAAAAGGTGAATTTGTTTTGTAA
- a CDS encoding FAD-dependent oxidoreductase: protein MLLENKEVAIIGGGPGGLTLARLLQLQNVNVKVYERDLNKNARVQGSPLDLHDGSGLAAIHKADLFEEFKNNFLPGADKTLILNEKAEIFFSDHEINVDEDFGNAYFRPEIDRGALRKILLESLQSETVIWNSHFVSMEAQNESWLLHFKDGKSVYADIVIASDGANSKIRPYITDIKAFYTGILMLEGNIYESAKNAPNITSLIDGGKIMAFGDTQNILLGQKGGGDLGFYASFKADENWTKTNGLDYADKTQMLAWFKNEYPEWKSIWHELFENVSAPFIPRPIYCMPLDQNWEALPNLTMIGDAAHVMPPFAGEGANMAMLDALELSECLTSDKHKTVQEAISFYETSMRERASKAAQESIENGEKMHSKEALQTMLDFFGGE, encoded by the coding sequence ATGTTACTAGAAAATAAAGAAGTTGCCATTATTGGCGGCGGTCCGGGCGGACTTACTTTAGCCAGACTTTTACAATTGCAAAACGTAAATGTAAAAGTATACGAAAGAGATTTAAACAAAAACGCACGCGTTCAGGGTTCTCCGCTTGATTTGCACGACGGATCAGGATTGGCGGCAATTCACAAAGCAGATTTATTTGAGGAATTCAAAAATAATTTTCTGCCGGGTGCAGATAAAACGTTAATCTTAAACGAAAAAGCAGAAATATTTTTCAGCGATCACGAAATTAATGTCGATGAAGATTTTGGCAACGCTTATTTTCGCCCTGAAATAGATCGCGGTGCATTACGCAAAATATTATTAGAATCTTTACAGTCTGAAACTGTGATTTGGAACAGTCATTTTGTTTCAATGGAAGCTCAAAACGAAAGTTGGTTATTGCATTTTAAAGACGGAAAATCAGTTTACGCCGATATTGTAATTGCTTCTGATGGCGCCAATTCAAAAATCCGACCTTATATTACAGACATCAAAGCTTTTTACACCGGAATATTAATGCTTGAAGGCAATATTTATGAGTCGGCAAAAAATGCACCTAATATTACTTCGCTTATAGATGGCGGAAAAATAATGGCATTTGGAGACACTCAAAATATTTTACTCGGACAAAAAGGCGGCGGCGATCTTGGTTTCTACGCAAGCTTTAAAGCCGATGAAAACTGGACAAAAACAAACGGTTTGGATTATGCTGATAAAACGCAAATGTTAGCATGGTTCAAAAATGAATATCCGGAATGGAAAAGCATTTGGCATGAATTATTCGAAAATGTTTCAGCACCTTTTATTCCTCGTCCGATTTATTGCATGCCTCTGGATCAAAATTGGGAAGCTTTACCAAATTTAACTATGATTGGCGATGCGGCGCATGTAATGCCTCCTTTTGCCGGCGAAGGCGCTAATATGGCGATGCTCGATGCTTTAGAATTAAGCGAATGCCTAACATCTGATAAGCATAAAACAGTTCAGGAAGCTATTTCTTTTTATGAAACAAGCATGCGTGAAAGAGCTTCAAAAGCCGCACAGGAATCAATTGAAAATGGCGAAAAAATGCATTCGAAAGAGGCTTTACAAACGATGTTGGATTTTTTTGGTGGAGAATAA